In Arthrobacter citreus, a genomic segment contains:
- a CDS encoding FAS1-like dehydratase domain-containing protein, producing the protein MSINPELQGRSYPASAPYQVGREKIREFAHAVKATNDAHFDVAAAERLGYADLVAPPTFAVIVAQRADAQLIGDPDAGIDFTRVVHADQRFTHHRPIMAGDELIAELTVDSVRAMGDGALLTTRSEISTTEGEKVATAVSSILVRGEGQ; encoded by the coding sequence ATGAGCATCAATCCCGAACTGCAGGGACGCAGCTATCCGGCCAGTGCCCCGTACCAGGTGGGCCGCGAGAAAATCCGTGAGTTCGCACACGCTGTCAAAGCCACCAATGACGCCCACTTTGACGTTGCCGCCGCCGAACGCCTGGGGTACGCGGACCTGGTGGCTCCGCCCACGTTTGCCGTGATCGTAGCGCAGCGGGCGGACGCCCAGTTGATCGGTGATCCGGATGCCGGAATCGATTTCACCCGGGTGGTCCACGCAGACCAGCGTTTCACCCACCACCGGCCCATCATGGCCGGAGACGAACTCATCGCGGAGTTGACCGTGGATTCCGTCCGCGCCATGGGCGACGGCGCCCTGCTCACCACGCGCTCGGAGATCTCCACCACGGAGGGCGAAAAAGTCGCCACCGCCGTTTCATCCATCCTCGTCCGGGGAGAAGGGCAGTAA
- a CDS encoding MaoC family dehydratase translates to MSIALSELATGQEIGSATLEISRADLIRYAGASGDFNPIHWNERFARGVDLPGVIAHGMFTMGAAVQLVTDWIGDPGAVIDYQTRFTRPVVVEDLVDTPGAVVEITGVIGALDADNSTARVDLTVTFNGQKVLVKAQAVVRIW, encoded by the coding sequence GTGTCAATTGCATTGAGCGAGCTTGCCACCGGGCAGGAAATCGGTTCGGCAACACTGGAGATATCCCGTGCCGACCTCATCCGCTACGCCGGAGCGTCCGGAGACTTCAACCCCATCCACTGGAACGAGCGCTTTGCCCGCGGTGTCGACCTGCCCGGCGTCATTGCCCACGGCATGTTCACCATGGGTGCCGCCGTGCAGCTGGTGACGGACTGGATTGGTGATCCGGGCGCGGTGATCGATTACCAGACCCGCTTCACCCGCCCCGTCGTGGTGGAGGATCTCGTGGACACGCCGGGCGCCGTCGTCGAAATCACCGGTGTTATTGGAGCGCTCGACGCCGACAATTCCACTGCCCGCGTGGACCTCACCGTCACCTTCAACGGCCAGAAGGTCCTGGTCAAGGCCCAGGCGGTTGTACGGATCTGGTGA
- a CDS encoding ATPase encodes MTQYTPESDPDYPENWPTRRGLRATTAERSAGRAGMDESEAMTFSDRIFSGGDGVNAGDGRNYSGTHLPPLPPEPVFQPVAGGSADAPAVDAPIPAPDLPPYDALPPYDPSPAHEPLPRYDALPSPQQESAHAAGHAATRAELRERTPGGRRASFLDTQTARIPATRGFRGLLAGLGLRMSPSESELAERRDIRAVSQHWPGPRTISVVNGKGGANKTPTTVMLAAVFARNGGGPVLAWDNNETRGTLGWRTEQGPHDATVMDLLPNTGNLLSPSAQSALLARFVHHQTEDKFDVLRSKPDVLASEQKITMADFDALHEVASKYFRLNLVDSGNDESAERWLRMIHHTDQLVIATTTVEEHAEAGALLLEALQERGGAFAQLAAGAVVIVSQSDRNGTDAQVQSVARGFGPLARAAVTIPYDAALRKGQIRFGSLRPATQRAWLAAAAAVAEGLSEPAGAL; translated from the coding sequence ATGACGCAGTACACACCCGAATCCGATCCCGATTACCCGGAGAACTGGCCCACTCGGCGCGGGCTTCGCGCCACCACCGCGGAGCGAAGTGCCGGACGTGCCGGGATGGATGAGTCGGAGGCCATGACGTTCTCCGACCGGATTTTCAGCGGCGGCGACGGCGTGAATGCCGGGGATGGCCGGAACTATTCCGGGACCCACCTTCCTCCGCTGCCGCCGGAGCCCGTATTCCAGCCGGTCGCCGGCGGTTCCGCTGACGCCCCGGCGGTTGATGCCCCGATTCCCGCGCCGGACCTGCCGCCGTATGACGCATTACCCCCGTATGACCCATCGCCGGCGCATGAGCCCCTGCCCCGATACGACGCCTTGCCGTCCCCGCAACAGGAGTCCGCCCACGCCGCCGGGCATGCCGCCACCCGGGCGGAACTGCGCGAGCGCACCCCTGGCGGCCGGCGCGCCTCCTTCCTGGACACCCAAACGGCCCGCATTCCCGCCACCCGCGGGTTCCGCGGACTGCTGGCCGGTCTGGGCCTGCGGATGTCGCCGTCCGAGTCCGAACTGGCTGAACGCCGGGACATCCGCGCCGTGAGCCAGCACTGGCCCGGCCCGCGGACCATTTCCGTGGTCAACGGCAAGGGCGGTGCCAACAAAACGCCCACCACGGTGATGCTGGCCGCCGTGTTCGCCCGCAACGGCGGCGGTCCCGTCCTGGCGTGGGACAACAACGAAACCCGCGGGACCCTGGGCTGGCGCACCGAGCAGGGGCCGCACGACGCCACCGTCATGGACCTGCTGCCCAACACCGGGAACCTGCTGTCGCCGTCGGCCCAGTCCGCCCTGCTGGCCCGCTTTGTGCATCACCAGACGGAGGACAAATTCGATGTCCTGCGGTCCAAGCCGGATGTCCTGGCCTCCGAGCAGAAAATCACGATGGCTGATTTTGACGCCCTGCACGAGGTCGCATCGAAGTACTTTCGGCTGAACCTCGTGGATTCGGGTAACGACGAAAGCGCCGAGCGCTGGCTGCGGATGATTCACCACACGGATCAGCTGGTGATTGCCACCACCACTGTGGAAGAGCACGCCGAGGCCGGTGCGCTGCTGCTGGAGGCGCTGCAGGAACGCGGCGGAGCCTTTGCGCAGCTTGCGGCCGGCGCCGTCGTGATCGTCAGCCAGTCCGACCGCAACGGCACCGACGCCCAGGTCCAGTCGGTGGCCCGGGGCTTCGGGCCGCTGGCCCGGGCCGCGGTCACCATTCCCTACGACGCAGCCCTGCGCAAGGGGCAGATCCGGTTCGGATCCCTGCGTCCGGCCACCCAGCGGGCCTGGCTTGCCGCCGCCGCGGCAGTGGCCGAGGGGCTCTCGGAGCCGGCCGGGGCTCTTTAG
- the asd gene encoding aspartate-semialdehyde dehydrogenase has translation MTFAATSVPTVGFVGWRGMVGSVLMQRMQDEGDFGLINPVFFSTSNAGGAAPSFAEGAGELQNAYDVETLARLPIIVTAQGGGYTSEVYPKLRDAGWDGVWIDAASTLRMEQDSIIVLDPVNRDVIDAGLARGVRNFVGGNCTVSCMLMGLGGLFRNGLVEWGTSMTYQAASGGGARHMRELLNQFGSLNSAVAANLADPSSAILDIDRAVLAQQKNPAMDSSQFGVPLAGSVIPWIDADLGNGQSKEEWKAGAETNKILGRETEGRIPFDGLCVRIGAMRSHSQALTLKLTEDLPVAEIERIIAADNEWAKVVPNTKEASMAELTPVAVSGTLDIPVGRIRKLEMGPEYISAFTIGDQLLWGAAEPLRRMLKIATGNL, from the coding sequence ATGACTTTCGCAGCTACCTCCGTCCCCACCGTTGGTTTCGTCGGCTGGCGGGGCATGGTCGGCTCCGTCCTGATGCAGCGCATGCAGGATGAAGGCGACTTTGGCCTGATCAACCCCGTGTTCTTCTCCACGTCCAACGCCGGAGGCGCCGCGCCGTCCTTCGCCGAAGGCGCCGGGGAACTCCAGAACGCGTACGACGTCGAGACGCTGGCCAGACTGCCGATCATCGTCACCGCCCAGGGCGGCGGCTACACCTCCGAGGTATACCCCAAGCTGCGCGACGCCGGCTGGGACGGCGTCTGGATTGACGCGGCCTCCACGCTGCGCATGGAGCAGGATTCGATCATCGTCCTGGACCCGGTGAACCGTGACGTCATCGACGCCGGCCTGGCCCGCGGAGTGAGGAACTTCGTGGGCGGCAACTGCACGGTCTCCTGCATGCTCATGGGTTTGGGCGGGCTGTTCCGCAACGGCCTGGTGGAATGGGGCACCTCCATGACCTACCAGGCGGCGTCCGGCGGCGGTGCCCGCCACATGCGCGAACTTCTGAACCAGTTCGGATCGCTGAATTCAGCCGTTGCGGCCAATCTGGCGGATCCTTCCTCCGCCATCCTGGACATCGACCGCGCCGTCCTGGCCCAGCAGAAGAACCCGGCCATGGATTCATCCCAGTTTGGCGTGCCGCTGGCCGGCTCCGTGATCCCCTGGATTGATGCGGACCTGGGCAACGGACAGTCCAAGGAAGAGTGGAAGGCCGGCGCGGAAACCAACAAGATCCTGGGACGCGAGACCGAGGGGCGGATTCCGTTCGACGGTTTGTGTGTCCGGATCGGCGCCATGCGCTCCCACTCCCAGGCCCTGACCCTGAAACTGACCGAGGACCTTCCGGTAGCCGAGATCGAACGCATCATTGCAGCCGATAACGAGTGGGCCAAGGTGGTACCCAACACCAAGGAAGCATCCATGGCTGAGCTGACCCCGGTGGCCGTCAGCGGAACCCTGGACATTCCCGTGGGCCGGATCCGCAAGCTCGAAATGGGACCGGAGTACATCAGCGCCTTCACCATCGGTGACCAGCTGCTGTGGGGTGCCGCGGAGCCGCTGCGCCGCATGCTCAAGATCGCCACCGGCAACCTGTAG
- a CDS encoding type 1 glutamine amidotransferase domain-containing protein, giving the protein MAEHDISGKKVAFLLTDGVEQVELTSPWDAVKDAGGEPTLISLSTGTIQGFDGIDKGETFTVDLAVGDANADDYDALVLPGGVVNADFLRVDKAAQDFARSFFAAHKPVASICHGPWLLIEAGVVKGRDMTSYPSLATDLKNAGANWSDEEVVVDQGLVTSRNPGDLPAFNAKLVEEIAEGEHQGQHA; this is encoded by the coding sequence ATGGCTGAACATGACATTTCCGGCAAGAAGGTCGCTTTTCTTCTGACCGACGGCGTGGAGCAGGTGGAGCTCACCAGCCCCTGGGATGCGGTGAAGGACGCCGGCGGCGAGCCAACGCTGATCTCGCTGTCCACCGGAACCATCCAGGGTTTTGACGGCATCGACAAGGGCGAAACGTTCACCGTTGATCTGGCCGTCGGGGACGCGAACGCCGATGACTATGATGCGCTGGTACTGCCCGGAGGGGTGGTAAATGCCGATTTCCTCCGGGTGGACAAAGCAGCCCAGGACTTTGCCCGCAGCTTCTTCGCCGCGCACAAGCCGGTGGCGTCCATATGCCACGGACCCTGGCTCCTGATCGAGGCCGGCGTTGTGAAAGGCCGGGACATGACGTCCTACCCGTCGCTGGCCACTGATCTAAAAAACGCCGGAGCCAACTGGAGCGATGAGGAAGTGGTGGTGGACCAGGGCCTGGTCACCAGCCGCAACCCGGGTGACCTGCCGGCCTTCAACGCCAAGCTCGTGGAGGAAATTGCCGAAGGCGAGCATCAGGGCCAACACGCCTGA
- a CDS encoding protein kinase domain-containing protein, which yields MTDSPQHPVGALMGGRYRLEEKIGAGSMGTVFRARDVFLDRDVAVKVVRTAAATDAEQQQTDAEAKILARLNHHSLVTLLDAGSHRSDTGIQQVYLVMELVDGADLRRRLQDGPLAARQVAQLGYDLAVGLDYMHVAGVVHRDVKPANIMLFDYRRDETRLRAKLTDFGVALLAGDQQPQNGTFTGTAAYMSPEQARGDAVGAPSDIYSLGLVLLQCLTGEPAYPGPALESAVARLLRPPAIPADMETGFRVLLQQMTALEPQERPDAHEVSLALYELAVAPRARHRGTPPLIPADEAERHAAVRRYNLLDTPPDGAFDRITALAARLFSVPVAIVSVVDTDRIWFKSHHGTDVEQIGRDPGLCASAILQDEAWVVSDARADPRTLANPLVAGEFGLQFYAGVPLHSRDGHNLGTLCILDREPREFSDSDIRTLEDLAAIVMNDLELRLEGQRTLSSP from the coding sequence GTGACAGATTCACCGCAGCACCCGGTTGGTGCGCTGATGGGTGGACGGTACCGCCTGGAGGAGAAAATCGGAGCCGGTTCCATGGGGACCGTGTTCCGCGCCCGGGATGTATTCCTGGACCGCGACGTGGCAGTCAAGGTGGTGCGCACCGCTGCAGCCACCGATGCGGAACAGCAGCAGACTGACGCCGAGGCGAAGATCCTGGCCCGGCTGAACCACCACAGCCTGGTCACGCTGCTGGATGCGGGGTCCCACCGCAGCGACACCGGAATTCAGCAGGTGTATCTGGTGATGGAGCTGGTGGACGGGGCGGACCTGCGCCGCCGCCTGCAGGACGGCCCCCTGGCTGCCCGCCAAGTGGCCCAGCTGGGATACGACCTGGCGGTTGGCCTGGATTACATGCACGTCGCCGGTGTTGTTCACCGGGACGTCAAGCCGGCCAACATCATGCTCTTTGACTACCGGCGGGATGAGACCCGGCTCCGGGCCAAGCTCACTGACTTCGGCGTCGCGCTGCTTGCGGGTGACCAGCAGCCGCAGAACGGAACCTTCACCGGCACTGCCGCCTACATGAGCCCGGAACAGGCCCGCGGGGACGCCGTCGGTGCGCCGTCGGACATCTATTCGCTCGGTTTGGTCCTGCTGCAGTGCCTGACCGGTGAGCCCGCCTACCCGGGGCCTGCCCTGGAGAGTGCCGTCGCACGCCTCCTGCGGCCCCCTGCCATCCCGGCGGACATGGAGACGGGGTTCCGGGTGCTCCTGCAGCAAATGACCGCCCTGGAGCCGCAGGAGCGCCCGGACGCCCACGAAGTATCGCTGGCGCTGTACGAGCTGGCGGTGGCGCCCCGTGCCCGGCATCGGGGAACCCCGCCGCTGATCCCGGCCGATGAAGCGGAACGGCACGCCGCCGTCCGCCGCTACAACCTCCTGGACACCCCGCCGGACGGTGCCTTTGACCGCATCACCGCCCTGGCCGCCCGGCTGTTCTCGGTTCCCGTGGCGATCGTCAGCGTGGTGGACACCGACCGCATCTGGTTCAAGTCCCATCACGGCACCGACGTGGAGCAGATCGGGCGGGATCCGGGGCTGTGTGCCTCGGCCATCCTGCAGGACGAGGCCTGGGTGGTGTCCGACGCGCGGGCTGATCCGCGGACGCTGGCCAATCCCCTGGTTGCCGGGGAGTTTGGCCTGCAGTTTTACGCCGGAGTCCCCCTGCACAGCCGCGACGGGCACAATCTGGGTACTCTGTGCATCCTGGACCGGGAGCCGCGCGAGTTTTCGGACAGCGACATCCGAACCCTCGAGGACCTCGCCGCCATTGTCATGAACGATCTGGAACTGCGGCTCGAGGGCCAGCGCACGCTGTCCTCCCCCTAG
- a CDS encoding thymidylate synthase, whose amino-acid sequence MTIPTPYEDLLHDVMAHGTQKSDRTGTGTRSVFGRQMRFDLRDSFPLITTKRVHFKSVALELLWFLRGDSNVRWLQERGVSIWNEWADDDGELGPVYGVQWRSWPTPDGGSIDQIAKVIESIRTNPDSRRHIVTAWNPAEVDNMALPPCHAMFQFYVADGKLSCQLYQRSADLFLGVPFNIASYALLTLMVAQQTGLEPGEFVWTGGDVHIYDNHVDQVREQLSREPYPYPQLRLARKPESIFDYVLEDFEVLDYRHHPGIKAPIAV is encoded by the coding sequence GTGACTATTCCTACCCCGTACGAAGACCTGCTCCACGACGTCATGGCGCACGGGACGCAAAAATCCGACCGCACCGGCACCGGGACGCGCAGCGTGTTCGGCCGCCAAATGCGCTTTGACCTGCGGGATTCCTTTCCGCTGATCACCACCAAGCGGGTGCACTTCAAATCGGTGGCCCTGGAACTGCTGTGGTTCCTGCGCGGCGATTCCAATGTTCGCTGGCTGCAGGAGCGCGGCGTGAGTATTTGGAACGAATGGGCTGACGACGACGGCGAGCTGGGCCCGGTCTACGGTGTCCAGTGGCGGTCGTGGCCGACGCCTGACGGCGGTTCCATTGACCAGATTGCCAAGGTGATCGAGAGCATCCGGACAAATCCGGATTCCCGCCGCCACATTGTCACGGCCTGGAACCCCGCCGAGGTGGATAACATGGCCCTGCCGCCGTGCCACGCCATGTTCCAGTTCTATGTGGCCGACGGCAAGCTGTCCTGCCAGCTGTACCAGCGCTCGGCGGACCTGTTCCTGGGAGTTCCGTTCAACATCGCCTCCTACGCGCTGCTGACCCTGATGGTGGCGCAGCAGACCGGCCTGGAACCGGGCGAGTTTGTCTGGACCGGCGGAGACGTCCATATATATGACAACCATGTGGACCAGGTCCGCGAGCAGCTGAGCCGCGAACCCTACCCCTACCCACAGTTGCGTCTGGCCCGGAAGCCGGAGTCGATTTTCGACTACGTCCTGGAGGACTTCGAGGTCCTGGACTACCGCCACCACCCCGGCATCAAAGCTCCGATTGCAGTGTGA
- a CDS encoding UDP-N-acetylmuramate dehydrogenase: MTSVPLASLTTSRVGGPARRYINAETEDELIGAVRAADEAKEPLLIVGGGSNLLISDSGFGGAVVHVATHGLEMSEGADGTVTAHVQAGHPWDDVVAQTLREGCSGLEALSGIPGLAGATPVQNVGAYGADVSHSISAVRVWDRQDRNIVTFTNEDLQFGYRDSLLKRSTVNGSPRYVVLTVDFVLSRGMDSAPVRYAELARALGVEVGERAAAEDVRREVLSLRAGKGMVLNPGDPDTYSTGSFFTNPVVPEEAAAHLPPEAPRYPVAQPGMVKLSAAWLIDRSGFPKGFGLPSTGQGFDLAGGRASLSTKHTLAVTNRGNATAEDLLAIARAVADGVEDAFGIRLHPEPLLINCSL; encoded by the coding sequence CTGACCTCCGTGCCCCTGGCATCGCTGACCACCTCCCGCGTCGGCGGCCCGGCACGCCGCTACATCAACGCGGAAACCGAAGACGAACTGATTGGCGCCGTCCGGGCAGCCGATGAAGCCAAGGAACCGCTGCTGATCGTGGGCGGCGGCTCCAACCTGCTGATTTCCGACTCGGGTTTCGGCGGCGCGGTTGTCCACGTCGCCACCCACGGGCTGGAGATGAGCGAGGGCGCCGACGGAACCGTGACGGCCCATGTGCAGGCCGGCCACCCCTGGGACGACGTGGTGGCGCAGACGCTGCGCGAGGGCTGCTCCGGGCTGGAGGCGCTGTCCGGCATTCCCGGCCTGGCCGGTGCGACGCCGGTGCAGAACGTGGGTGCCTACGGCGCTGACGTATCGCACAGCATCTCTGCGGTCCGGGTCTGGGACCGGCAGGACCGGAACATCGTGACGTTTACCAACGAGGACCTGCAGTTCGGCTACCGCGACTCGCTGCTCAAGCGGAGCACGGTCAACGGCTCCCCGCGCTATGTGGTCCTCACCGTCGACTTTGTCCTGTCCCGGGGCATGGACAGCGCGCCGGTGCGCTATGCCGAGCTGGCACGGGCGCTGGGCGTGGAAGTGGGGGAGCGGGCGGCTGCGGAGGACGTGCGCCGCGAAGTGCTGAGCCTGCGCGCCGGCAAGGGCATGGTGCTGAACCCCGGTGATCCCGACACTTACAGCACCGGATCCTTCTTCACGAATCCTGTGGTGCCTGAGGAAGCCGCGGCCCATTTGCCGCCTGAGGCTCCCCGGTATCCGGTGGCTCAGCCCGGCATGGTCAAGCTCAGCGCGGCGTGGCTGATCGACCGCTCGGGCTTCCCCAAGGGCTTCGGCCTGCCGTCCACCGGGCAGGGTTTCGACCTAGCCGGCGGAAGAGCGTCCCTGTCCACCAAGCACACGCTGGCCGTGACAAACCGCGGCAACGCCACGGCCGAGGATCTGCTGGCGATCGCCCGCGCCGTGGCCGACGGCGTGGAGGACGCGTTCGGCATCCGGCTGCACCCCGAGCCGCTGCTCATCAACTGCAGTCTCTGA
- a CDS encoding DUF2797 domain-containing protein — MTVDGRYLCTAVSWDDAGPYLALRSPDGRQLVRRLDAGTVLAYRVLPGEDGALKFCLGSVKVQDRHTRIHESCPGHSPADRGYQCGSCFSRDDWRLVHNSHRSGITSPGLKLYLAQPHWLYVATFADGTTKVGTAADGHKRLRLTEQGAVAARYVARAADGRVVRILEDLVKAEAGLTQAVRSGAKTAALARPLASGVLEGINASHASAVRQLLDTSGIEGFTVTDEVWDRPKQATAVLDAAGAAPYPLDPGSGEHGLVIEAMIGAAALVRVEESDIPFITNLARLKGRRLQTGAYRTRLPALQTALF; from the coding sequence ATGACCGTTGACGGCCGGTACCTGTGCACCGCGGTTTCGTGGGACGACGCCGGGCCGTATCTGGCGCTGCGCTCACCGGACGGCCGGCAGCTGGTCCGGCGGCTCGACGCAGGCACCGTTCTGGCCTACCGGGTACTGCCCGGAGAAGACGGTGCCCTCAAGTTCTGCCTCGGATCGGTAAAGGTCCAGGACCGGCACACCCGGATCCATGAGTCATGCCCCGGCCACTCACCGGCGGACCGCGGCTACCAGTGCGGATCCTGCTTCTCGCGGGATGATTGGCGGCTGGTGCACAACAGCCACCGTTCCGGAATCACCTCCCCGGGACTGAAGCTGTACCTGGCGCAGCCGCACTGGCTGTACGTGGCAACCTTCGCCGATGGAACAACGAAGGTGGGCACCGCAGCGGACGGGCACAAGCGCCTGCGCCTGACCGAGCAGGGGGCAGTGGCTGCACGGTACGTCGCCCGCGCGGCGGACGGGCGGGTGGTCCGGATCCTGGAAGACCTGGTGAAGGCCGAAGCGGGGCTGACCCAGGCGGTCCGCTCCGGAGCCAAGACCGCAGCCCTGGCCCGCCCGCTGGCATCCGGGGTTCTGGAGGGTATCAACGCATCTCACGCATCCGCCGTCCGGCAGCTGCTGGACACCTCCGGAATCGAGGGGTTCACCGTCACGGATGAGGTGTGGGACCGCCCGAAGCAGGCCACTGCGGTGCTGGACGCCGCCGGAGCGGCCCCGTACCCGCTGGATCCCGGCAGCGGAGAGCACGGACTGGTCATTGAGGCGATGATCGGAGCCGCGGCGCTGGTCCGGGTGGAGGAATCCGACATACCCTTCATCACCAACCTGGCCCGGCTCAAGGGCAGGCGGCTTCAGACCGGTGCCTACCGCACCCGGCTGCCGGCCCTGCAGACAGCCCTCTTTTAG
- a CDS encoding dihydrofolate reductase, translating into MSSSTERYRYFPAAGKGSPEGQDLASALASAGTTGAADPMIGLIWAQTLDGVIGRDGGMPWHLPEDLAHFKATTAGHPVIMGRRTWESFPPAYRPLPGRTNIVVSSSETLADEISPSGAVVVPSLEHALDTARRSPGGDQIWIIGGAQLYEAAVPFADAAVVTVIETSVEGDTYAPRLGPDWTFTAVSPAENWHSAANGTSYRIAVWVRTQKPSGGVTDRDGQAVLP; encoded by the coding sequence TTGAGTTCATCCACTGAGCGTTACCGCTATTTCCCCGCCGCCGGGAAAGGCTCCCCGGAGGGCCAGGATCTGGCATCGGCATTGGCTTCCGCCGGCACGACCGGGGCGGCGGACCCGATGATTGGGCTGATTTGGGCCCAAACCCTCGACGGCGTGATCGGACGCGACGGCGGCATGCCCTGGCACCTGCCCGAGGACCTGGCGCATTTCAAGGCCACCACCGCGGGGCATCCGGTCATCATGGGCCGGCGCACCTGGGAATCCTTCCCGCCCGCCTACCGTCCGCTGCCGGGCCGCACCAACATCGTGGTGAGTTCAAGCGAAACGCTGGCGGACGAGATTTCGCCCTCCGGCGCCGTCGTCGTCCCTTCCCTGGAGCATGCGCTGGATACAGCCCGCCGCAGCCCCGGCGGGGACCAGATCTGGATCATCGGCGGGGCGCAGCTGTATGAGGCGGCCGTGCCGTTTGCCGACGCCGCTGTGGTGACCGTGATCGAGACAAGCGTCGAGGGTGACACCTACGCACCCCGGCTTGGTCCGGACTGGACGTTCACCGCCGTCAGCCCCGCTGAGAACTGGCACAGCGCCGCCAACGGCACCTCCTACCGGATTGCCGTGTGGGTCCGCACACAGAAGCCGTCGGGTGGCGTCACCGATCGGGACGGCCAAGCAGTCCTGCCCTAA
- a CDS encoding DEAD/DEAH box helicase: protein MLDSVENTETAATAAPEAVEENQVLFSDFGLDPRVLQALVDVGYEKPSPIQAATIPLLLEGRDVVGLAQTGTGKTAAFAVPALSLMAGLPATKDTQILVLAPTRELALQSAEAFASYAKHMDNFTVLPVYGGSAYGPQLAGLRRGAQVVVGTPGRVIDHISKGSLDLSNLQYLVLDEADEMLRMGFAEDVEQILATTPADKQVALFSATMPGAIRKIAKKYLNNPAEITVKSKTTTGANTRQRYVQVMGPHKLDAMTRILESEDYDGVIAFVRTKMATEDLADKLKARGYLAAAINGDIPQQQRERTVEALRSGKIDILVATDVAARGLDVERISHVINYDIPHDTESYVHRIGRTGRAGRTGDAILFMTPREKYLLRAIEKATRQPVEHMQLPSIDIVNNKRLAKFSEQITETLASEDVSVFRDLVTKYLADHDVTAEEVAAALAVMAQGGRPLLMEEIPQAPARQRERSEGRGDATGSRGPTRPLTEGNATYRIAVGRRQRVMPGSIVGAIANEGGLSSAQIGGIDIRADHTLVELPADLSQDQLRALSRTRIGGELIHLELDNGRKPARESGGFNDRGDRGGFKKDFKKRDGERSFGDRSASDRGSDRGGFKKREGDRGGFKPAGTRQPRFRD from the coding sequence CTGGACCCGCGCGTTCTGCAGGCACTGGTGGACGTAGGCTACGAAAAGCCTTCTCCCATCCAGGCCGCCACCATTCCCCTCCTGCTTGAAGGCCGCGACGTCGTTGGCCTGGCGCAGACCGGAACCGGCAAGACCGCAGCCTTCGCGGTTCCCGCCCTGTCCCTGATGGCCGGCCTGCCCGCCACCAAGGACACCCAGATCCTCGTGCTGGCCCCGACCCGCGAGCTGGCTCTCCAGTCCGCTGAAGCCTTCGCTTCCTACGCCAAGCACATGGACAACTTCACCGTCCTGCCCGTCTACGGCGGATCCGCCTACGGCCCCCAGCTGGCCGGCCTGCGCCGCGGCGCCCAGGTTGTTGTCGGTACCCCGGGCCGGGTTATCGACCACATCTCCAAGGGTTCCCTGGACCTGTCCAACCTGCAGTACCTGGTTCTGGACGAAGCCGACGAAATGCTCCGCATGGGCTTCGCCGAAGACGTTGAGCAGATCCTGGCGACCACGCCCGCCGACAAGCAGGTGGCACTGTTCTCCGCCACCATGCCCGGCGCAATCCGCAAGATCGCCAAGAAGTACCTGAACAACCCGGCGGAAATCACGGTCAAGTCCAAGACGACCACCGGTGCGAACACCCGCCAGCGCTACGTGCAGGTCATGGGCCCGCACAAGCTGGACGCGATGACCCGCATCCTGGAAAGCGAAGACTACGACGGCGTTATCGCCTTCGTCCGCACCAAGATGGCAACCGAGGACCTGGCTGACAAGCTCAAGGCCCGCGGCTACCTGGCGGCGGCAATCAACGGTGACATCCCGCAGCAGCAGCGCGAGCGCACCGTCGAGGCCCTGCGCAGCGGCAAGATCGACATCCTGGTTGCCACCGACGTCGCCGCCCGCGGCCTTGACGTTGAGCGCATCAGCCATGTCATCAACTACGACATCCCGCACGACACGGAGTCCTACGTCCACCGCATCGGCCGCACCGGCCGCGCAGGACGCACCGGCGACGCGATCCTCTTCATGACCCCGCGCGAGAAGTACCTGCTGCGGGCCATCGAGAAGGCCACCCGCCAGCCGGTTGAGCACATGCAGCTTCCGAGCATCGACATCGTGAACAACAAGCGCCTGGCGAAGTTCTCCGAGCAGATCACCGAAACCCTGGCATCCGAGGATGTCTCGGTCTTCCGCGACCTGGTCACGAAGTACCTGGCCGACCACGACGTCACCGCCGAGGAAGTTGCCGCTGCGCTGGCCGTCATGGCCCAGGGCGGCCGCCCGCTGCTGATGGAAGAAATTCCGCAGGCTCCGGCCCGCCAGCGCGAGCGCTCCGAAGGCCGCGGCGACGCGACCGGATCCCGCGGTCCGACACGCCCGCTGACCGAAGGCAATGCGACGTACCGCATCGCCGTCGGCCGCCGCCAGCGCGTCATGCCCGGCTCCATCGTTGGCGCCATTGCCAACGAAGGCGGACTCTCCTCCGCTCAGATCGGCGGCATCGACATCCGCGCCGACCACACGCTCGTTGAGCTCCCGGCTGACCTCAGCCAGGACCAGCTGCGTGCCCTGTCCCGCACCCGGATCGGCGGCGAGCTGATCCACCTCGAGCTGGACAACGGCCGCAAGCCGGCCCGCGAAAGCGGCGGCTTCAATGACCGCGGCGACCGCGGCGGCTTCAAGAAGGATTTCAAGAAGCGCGACGGCGAGCGCTCCTTCGGCGACCGCAGCGCCAGTGACCGCGGCAGCGACCGCGGCGGCTTCAAGAAGCGCGAAGGCGACCGTGGCGGCTTCAAGCCGGCCGGTACCCGCCAGCCGCGTTTCCGCGACTAA